CCACACCGGGTACCAGATCGCGGCGGCCAACTCGTCGACGCCGGGCACCCCGGCGTGCAGCAGCACCAGGTCGAGGTCACCGTGCGGGGCGCACTGCCGCCGGCCGAGGCCGCCGACGGCGAGCAGGGCCACCCCCGGGCGGGGCGGCAGCAGCGGAGCGAGGAAGGCGTCGTACGCGGCGGCCCGCCGCTGCCGTGCCGCCGCGCCGACGCCGGATACGACGACGACCTCGCCGGCCGGGCGGTCGGCGCCGGTGGGAGTGGGATTCCCCGGCGCGGACCGTCCGGCCAACGAGGTCATCGCTGTCTTCCTAGAGGGCGTCGAGGCCGCGCTCGCCCGTGCGGACCCGGACGACCTCCTCGACGCTGGTCACCCAGACCTTCCCGTCGCCGATCTTGCCGGTGCGGGCGGCGGCGACGATCGCGTCGACGACCTTCTCGACGTCGATCTCGTCGGTGAGCACCTCGACCCGGATCTTGGGCAGGAACTCGACGGTGTACTCGGCACCCCGGTAGACCTCGGTGTGCCCCTTCTGCCGCCCGTACCCCTGGACCTCGCTGACGGTCAGCCCGGCCACCCCGAGGGCGTGCAGGGCCTCCTTCACCGCGTCCAGCTGGTAGGGCTTGATGACCGCGGTCACCAGTTTCATGTCCAACCCCTCCATCCCAGGAACGTTAACCGGCGACCTTCTCGCTGACCTGCTCGGCGGGTTCGTCCGCCGTGGGCTTCGCGCCGCTCGGGGCGATGCCCGCCATCGCGAACGCGCCGCCGCTGCCGCCGCCCGCCGGGGAGAGGTCATAGCCGCTCTCCGCGTGCTCGGCGATGTCGATGCCGCTGACCTCGTCCTCGGAGCGGACCCGGAAGCCGATGGTCTTCTCGATCGCGAAGGCGATCAGCCACGCGATGCCGAACGACCAGACGCTCACGATCAGACCGGCCAGGGCCTGCCGGCCCAGCTGGGTGACACCGCCGCCGTAGAAGAGGCCGTCAGAGGCGCCGACCACGTCGGTGATGGCGGCGTTGACCGAGTTGGTGGCGAACAGGCCCAGCCAGAGCGAGCCGATCCAGCCGCCGACGAAGTGCACGCCGACCACGTCGAGGGAGTCGTCGTAGCCCAGCTTGTACTTGAGGCTGACCGCGAACGCGCAGACCGCGCCGGCGACCAGGCCGAGCAGCACCGAGGCCCAGGGGGCGATGAAGCCGCAGGCCGGGGTGATCGCGACCAGACCGGCGATCGCGCCGGAGGAGGCGCCGACCATCGTCGGCTTCTTGTCCTTGATCCACTCGACGACGATCCAGCCCAGCACCGCCGCCGCGGTGGCCAGCTGCGTGTTGATGAAGGCGAGCCCGGCGACGGAGTCGACGGTCAGCTCGGAGCCGGCGTTGAACCCGAACCAGCCGAACCACAGCAGCCCGGCGCCGAGCGCGACCAGCGGGATGTTGTGCGGCTTCATGCCCTCCCGCGGCCAGCCCAGCCGCTTGCCGAGCACCAGCGCGACGGCCAGGGCCGCGGCTCCGGCGTTGATGTGCACCGCGGTGCCACCGGCGAAGTCCAGCGCGTGGATGTCACCGCCGATGATGCCGCCGCCCCACACCCAGTGCGCGACCGGGAAGTAGACCAGGGTCGCCCAGCCGAAGGCGAACAGCAACCAGCCGGCGATCTTGGCCCGGTCCGCGATCGCGCCGCTGATCAGCGCGACGGTGATCACCGCGAAGACCATCTGGAACGCCATGAAGACGTACAGCGGGACGCCGATGCCGCTGGGGTTGTCGGCGGTCGCGCCCCAGAGGTCGGTCTCGGCGAGGAAGGTCTTGGTACCGAGGTACGCGGCCGGGTCGCCCCAGAAACCGTTGACATCGCTACCGAACGCGATGCTGAAGCCGTAGAACCACCACAGAACACTGATGAGCCCGATCGCCGTGAAGCTCATCATCATCATGTTGAGTACGCCCTTGGCCCGGTTCAGGCCGCCGTAGAACAGCGCCAGTCCCGGTGTCATAAGGAGCACGAGCGCGGTCGACACCAGCAGCCATACGGTGTTGCCGGAGTCGATCGTCGGTGCTTCAGGCACGCTGGCCTCCTAAAGTGAAGTTCCCTCCTTCGCGGCTTCCGGGGCAGCGTCGCCCGTACGCCGGTTGCGCGGAAGCTTGGTTGCCGGCTGTTTCACCGAAGGTCCCATGCTGGTTTCCGTTCGGTGACGGGTTGTTTCGTACGTGTGAAGAGGGTTGCCCGGTAGGCGACATGGACAGCGGTGGATCGGCCGTACGGCGGGCGTCGATGTCCGACCGGCCGGCGCGATCCACCGCTCCCGGTCAGCGCAGCGCGTGCTCCAGCGCGTGCCGCTCGTAGTCGAGCAGCCGCAGGTCGCGCATCGGGCGACGAAGGTGGCCCTTGTGCACGATCCGGACGAACGCCGGCTCGCCGGCGGCCGCCATCCGGCGGATCCCCTCGACGTGGTCGACGATCCGCTTGCGGATGGTCCGGATCAGCCGGTGCCGGTCCCGGGGGATCAGCCCGTACGCGTCGGCGAACAGGCGCAGCCGGCGGGGCCGGTCCGGATGCTTCCAGCCAAGAGTGATCGAGTCGCGGTCGGAGAAGATCGGCACCCAGGTCCAGGCCGCGTACGCGACGTCGTAGATCCGGGAGCCGGGCGACGCGAGGTCGAAGTCGATCAGCCCGAGGGTGCCGTCCGGCCGCCAGATGACGTTGTGCGGGGCGGCGTCGTGGTGGCAGATCACCTCGGTGTCCGGCGGCGGCGGCCCGAACGAGCGCCAGACCGCGTTCGGCGGCGGGGCGAACCCGTACTGGGCGTCGTGGAACATGCGCAGCATGGTGGCGACGGTCACCAGCGCCTCGTCGGTCACCCAGTGCGGGGCGAGCGGGTACTCGCCGCACTCCCCCTCCAGGTACGACAGCACCTCGCGGTTGCGCTCGTCCATGCCGAGCGCGCGGGGCGCGCCGGTGAAGCCCACGTACTCCAGGTGCCGCAGCAGGGCGTGCACGGAGGGCGTCCAGGGCCCGGCGTTGCGCCGGACCGTGTCGCCG
This genomic stretch from Micromonospora krabiensis harbors:
- a CDS encoding P-II family nitrogen regulator, with the translated sequence MKLVTAVIKPYQLDAVKEALHALGVAGLTVSEVQGYGRQKGHTEVYRGAEYTVEFLPKIRVEVLTDEIDVEKVVDAIVAAARTGKIGDGKVWVTSVEEVVRVRTGERGLDAL
- a CDS encoding aminoglycoside phosphotransferase family protein, with protein sequence MTTDDRAYAGWRDPSHPSQRLGRPYVTSQEIPLHGGNVSTVVRVGDTVRRNAGPWTPSVHALLRHLEYVGFTGAPRALGMDERNREVLSYLEGECGEYPLAPHWVTDEALVTVATMLRMFHDAQYGFAPPPNAVWRSFGPPPPDTEVICHHDAAPHNVIWRPDGTLGLIDFDLASPGSRIYDVAYAAWTWVPIFSDRDSITLGWKHPDRPRRLRLFADAYGLIPRDRHRLIRTIRKRIVDHVEGIRRMAAAGEPAFVRIVHKGHLRRPMRDLRLLDYERHALEHALR
- a CDS encoding ammonium transporter, giving the protein MPEAPTIDSGNTVWLLVSTALVLLMTPGLALFYGGLNRAKGVLNMMMMSFTAIGLISVLWWFYGFSIAFGSDVNGFWGDPAAYLGTKTFLAETDLWGATADNPSGIGVPLYVFMAFQMVFAVITVALISGAIADRAKIAGWLLFAFGWATLVYFPVAHWVWGGGIIGGDIHALDFAGGTAVHINAGAAALAVALVLGKRLGWPREGMKPHNIPLVALGAGLLWFGWFGFNAGSELTVDSVAGLAFINTQLATAAAVLGWIVVEWIKDKKPTMVGASSGAIAGLVAITPACGFIAPWASVLLGLVAGAVCAFAVSLKYKLGYDDSLDVVGVHFVGGWIGSLWLGLFATNSVNAAITDVVGASDGLFYGGGVTQLGRQALAGLIVSVWSFGIAWLIAFAIEKTIGFRVRSEDEVSGIDIAEHAESGYDLSPAGGGSGGAFAMAGIAPSGAKPTADEPAEQVSEKVAG